GTGCTGCAATTGTAGGTGCTTCAACCATAGCTAATCGCCAAAAGGCAACAAGTACCGATACTCAGGGTTTGTTGCCACATATTCTTGTAGTTTCAAAGACACCGCAGTTTGCTGTGCAGTTAGCAAAAGAAATAACCCATTTAGGGTTTGAAGTAGACGTATCACCATCAGCGGCAGAAGCACTTGAGCGCACAAATTACGCGAGTTATCGTGGAGTTATTTATGATGCTTTTCCTGCAGAACCATCTGATCGTAATTTTATAAAAGATTTTCGTTCTTGTCCTGCGATGGGTATGATACCTATGATAATTTTGGCACAAACTGAAGCGCGTCAGATTTTTGCTGGTATTAACAATGAACGCGCTATTTTATGTCGGCGTGATGAAACATCGATTGTTTTGGCTAACCATATGCGTAACCTATTGCTTGATAATCGATTAGGTAGAGTATTTTTACGTTATGCAGTATCAATACCGGTAGAATTACGATCTGGCGGTCGTAACTTCAATTGTATGTCGGTTGATATTTCACGTGGTGGCATAAAACTCTATTCGCATCACATTTCTCCTGTAGGTACACAAGTAGGTGTTGCTTTTTCTTTGCCATCACTAAATAAACGTATAGAAGTTCGTGGTAAAGTGATGCGTGTTGAAATTCAAAATGATAGCAACGATCGCAATGCTCGTATTGGTATTGAATTCGGACATTTTGCCGGCCGTAGTGAGGCTATATTGATTAGCTTTTTAATTTCGCTTGTAGAACAAAGTAACTTAGCAAAACTAACAACAACTTTAGATGTATCAATTTAACCTAACTTATAAATTTATTAATGCTCATGAATAAATTATTTTGTTTATTGAAGCCATGTATATGTGTTTTTGCATTAGCAATCGTTTCGGTATTATTAGTTGCTGCAAAGACATCCATATCGACACCTATAAAAGAAATAACCCCTTTTGATTTAACTTATGGTGTTTATTTAAATAGCAGTAAAGTTGGCTGGATGCGCTCAGCAATGATGTTAAATAAAGATAAGTCTATTAAGATTATTCTTGAATTGCATGCGGCCGTTGGAGGAATGGGCCAGGTATCGACAATTGATATTTCAGAAAATCGCAAGTATGCAGGCCCCAAAATGATGCTGCAAGAATTATCATTTATTCAAAAAGCAGCAACCGGCCAGGTAATAGTAACTGGCAAACGTTCAAACAAAGAATTGTTATTAACCGTACAAGCTGGTGACGCCCAAACGCAACAACACCACGAAGTTTTAGAGACAGTGTATGACGCACTAGCGGCAAATAAGTTAGCGCGTACCGGCAAGGTTGGTGATAGTGTTATTTCACAACATTTTGATCCCTCATTGCAACGCAACATAACTATTCAACAGCATGTAAAAGCAATCGAGAATCGGATGTTTGCCGGGGTTGTTACTCGCACTTTACGTATTGATGCAACTTATAATGATCTTGGTATCAATGAGACCAGTTGGTTTGATGAAACCGGCAAGATACTCGAAACTAAAGTGGGTGGCTTTTTTATCGCAAGATTAGAACCACCAGATGTCGCTAAAAAGCTTGATTATCAGCAAGACTTGCTAGTAGCCGCTGTAGTTAAAACTCCACGTGCAATAAATAATCCAGAAACTCTTGAGCATTTAACCGTAGCCTTTTCAGGTTTTGGTAAGATGGATCCACCATCGTCACCACGACAAAAGGTTGATCGGCAAGGTGATTTAGTAGTGCTGAGCTTAACTCGTGATCCTGTACTGCCAAAAATATCATTGGCTGATATGAAAATACCCAATGAGATTAAAAGCGAAATTGTCGCGACGCCATTTATTCAAAGTCAGGCGTCAGCTATTCGCAAAGCCGCAATAGCAGCAAAAGGCAATGCTAATTTGCTACCTGAGGTAGTCGAGGGTTTAACTCATTATGTGTATAATCATATCAAGGCTGAATATGTACCGGCATATTCTAATGCCCTTGAGGCACTTAATAGCGGTCGAGGGGATTGTACTGAATATAGTGTACTATTTGTAGGTTTAGCGCGAGCTTTAGGCATCCCAGCCCGAGTTGCGGTTGGTATTGCTTATTGGCCACCCGGCGATGGTTTTGGTTGGCATGCTTGGGCTGAAGTCTTTGCAGATGGTCGTTGGTATACGGTTGATCCAACCTGGAACCAACCGATTGCTGACGCCACCCATGTAAAGCTTGCTGGTGGCGGGCCAGCCGAACAAGCACGCATCGTTATGCTGTTAGGTAATCTTAAGGTAGTAGCATTAGCCGATTAAAATGGCTCAATACACCGACACATTTGGTATTTATGTGCATATACCATATTGTCGGCGCGTTTGTTCTTACTGCGATTTTAATGTTTATCTATATAAGCGCGCCAAGTGGTCTGAATTCATTAGGGCGGTAGTTTCTGAGTTAAGTACTCGTGGTCTCGCATTTAACGGCCTAAAGGCACAATCAATATATTTTGGTGGTGGCACACCATCACTGGCCCCAGCCAAATTTTACGCAAGCATTATGGAAGAGATTAAGCGTCAATATATAATTGTTGATGATGCAGAAATTACCGTTGAGGTTGATCCTGCGACTTTAACACTTGCAGGTTATCAACAACTAAAACAATTTGGAGTAAATCGCATAAGTTTGGGCTGGCAATCATCACATGATGCTTTTTTAAAAAAGCTGGGGCGTGGTCATACAGCGGTCGACAGTGAACAAGCATATCATTGGGCTCGGCAAACCGGGTTTAATAATATTTCTTTAGATTTATTATTCGCTATTCCTGATGAAACCATGCAGCACCTTGAATGTGATCTTGCAAATATTGCACGCTTAGCGCCAGATCATGTATCGCTTTATGCGCTTACTTATCATGAGGGTACTGATTTATATCGGCGACGCCAAGCAGGACGAATAAAACCAGTAAGCGAAAGTTTTGAAGCCGAAATGATGTTATATATTGAAGATAGATTAGCAAAGCTTGGTTATGAACATTATGAGGTGTCTAATTATGCTCGGGCGCAAAAGCGCTCAAAGCATAATCAACTTTATTGGCATGGCGGCCAGTATTTAGGGGTAGGTCCTGGGGCACATAGTTTTAAGCGTGAAGCTTGGCATCAAGGCTGGCGATGGGAGACAAGGCGAGAGCCTACTGAATATATTGAAGCTTGGTTATCAAGAAAGGGTGCAACCTTTGCAGGTATACCAAAATCAAATGACTACAGCATTAGCTTTGTAGAATCTTTAGATACGCAAGCATTAATGAATGAGCGATTGTTACTGAGTATGCGCCTCAGTGATGGCATTGATATAAGTGAATTAGCTAATGATGTTGAGATAACGCAAATTGAACAAGCAGCAATCAAAGCCCAAGCAATAGGTTGGCTAAAGCGCGATGATACACGTTTGTTACCAACTAGTTTAGGATTGATGAATGCTGATGCATTGGCACTGATGTTAATGTAGTTTTTCCGCATTGGCGTACACCAAGAATGGCCAGACATGGGAAAAAGGTCAGATATTCTTCAAATATTTTTAAATAGAATCGATTGGTATATTGTATTTTAAAACTTATACTTTGAAATTGCTATGCAAAAATATTAGCAGAGTTCCCAAATTTAAAAAATCGTTTTGAGG
The Deltaproteobacteria bacterium DNA segment above includes these coding regions:
- a CDS encoding transglutaminase domain-containing protein, which codes for MNKLFCLLKPCICVFALAIVSVLLVAAKTSISTPIKEITPFDLTYGVYLNSSKVGWMRSAMMLNKDKSIKIILELHAAVGGMGQVSTIDISENRKYAGPKMMLQELSFIQKAATGQVIVTGKRSNKELLLTVQAGDAQTQQHHEVLETVYDALAANKLARTGKVGDSVISQHFDPSLQRNITIQQHVKAIENRMFAGVVTRTLRIDATYNDLGINETSWFDETGKILETKVGGFFIARLEPPDVAKKLDYQQDLLVAAVVKTPRAINNPETLEHLTVAFSGFGKMDPPSSPRQKVDRQGDLVVLSLTRDPVLPKISLADMKIPNEIKSEIVATPFIQSQASAIRKAAIAAKGNANLLPEVVEGLTHYVYNHIKAEYVPAYSNALEALNSGRGDCTEYSVLFVGLARALGIPARVAVGIAYWPPGDGFGWHAWAEVFADGRWYTVDPTWNQPIADATHVKLAGGGPAEQARIVMLLGNLKVVALAD
- the hemW gene encoding radical SAM family heme chaperone HemW, whose amino-acid sequence is MAQYTDTFGIYVHIPYCRRVCSYCDFNVYLYKRAKWSEFIRAVVSELSTRGLAFNGLKAQSIYFGGGTPSLAPAKFYASIMEEIKRQYIIVDDAEITVEVDPATLTLAGYQQLKQFGVNRISLGWQSSHDAFLKKLGRGHTAVDSEQAYHWARQTGFNNISLDLLFAIPDETMQHLECDLANIARLAPDHVSLYALTYHEGTDLYRRRQAGRIKPVSESFEAEMMLYIEDRLAKLGYEHYEVSNYARAQKRSKHNQLYWHGGQYLGVGPGAHSFKREAWHQGWRWETRREPTEYIEAWLSRKGATFAGIPKSNDYSISFVESLDTQALMNERLLLSMRLSDGIDISELANDVEITQIEQAAIKAQAIGWLKRDDTRLLPTSLGLMNADALALMLM